A region from the Zonotrichia albicollis isolate bZonAlb1 chromosome 17, bZonAlb1.hap1, whole genome shotgun sequence genome encodes:
- the SLC52A3 gene encoding solute carrier family 52, riboflavin transporter, member 3, which produces MALLTHLLACAFGMGSWVAINGLWVEVPLLVTVLPEQWYLPSYITIIIQMANVGPLFVTLMNRFRPGLLKEVPVIYVIVSVGVVACLLLAFLWNHTSVIAGTSHSVSFLILTFFLALVDCTSSVTFLPFMMQLQPQYTNTFFIGEGLSGLIPSLIALGQGSGISTCTNVSYEVNVTTGNETMETTTFHLETHYLPPNFSTLIFFLLLTAMMLTCLLAFFFLTRQPKVWELSQQHLFPSNIVLSSFDQILDEAADSHLGRGCSCPKDPKGPGDILPQKVSYSLTQLTLIYLLIAWVSALTNGVLPSVQSYSCLPYGHTTYHLAATLSSMANPLACIVAMFLPSRSLTLMVLLTMAGTGFGAYNMAIAVMSPCPLLQQSQLGDVIIVLSWVLFTGTLSYMKVMAGVMLRSRSRSALVWYGVLEQLGSLLGALLMFPLVNVYGLFKSADYCSPPCPA; this is translated from the exons atGGCACTGCTCACCCACCTTCTGGCCTGTGCCTTCGGCATGGGCTCCTGGGTGGCCATCAACGGGCTGTGGGTGGAGGTGCCACTGCTGGTGACGGTGCTGCCGGAGCAGTGGTACCTCCCCTCCtacatcaccatcatcatccaGATGGCCAATGTGGGACCTCTCTTTGTCACCCTCATGAATCGCTTTCGGCCTGGCTTGCTGAAGGAGGTGCCTGTCATCTATGTGATCGTGTCCGTGGGTGTTGTGGCCTGCTTGCTCCTGGCTTTCCTCTGGAACCACACGTCTGTCATtgctgggacatcccacagcGTCTCCTTCCTAATCCTTACCTTCTTCCTGGCCCTGGTGGACTGCACCTCCTCTGTCACCTTCCTGCCCTTCAtgatgcagctgcagccccagtaCACAAACACCTTCTTCATAGGTGAAGGGCTAAGTGGGCTGATCCCTTCTCTCATtgccctgggccagggctctgGTATCTCCACCTGCACCAATGTCAGCTACGAAGTCAATGTCACTACTGGCAACGAGACCATGGAGACCACCACTTTCCATCTGGAGACACACTACCTCCCACCCAACTTCTCCACCCTcatctttttcctgctcttgaCTGCGATGATGCTGACCTGCTTGCTGGCCTTCTTCTTCCTCACCCGGCAGCCCAAGGTGTgggagctctcccagcagcacctcTTTCCCAGCAACATTGTGCTGAGCTCATTTGACCAGATCCTTGATGAGGCAGCTGACTCGCACCTCGGCAGAGGCTGCTCATGCCCAAAGGATCCCAAGGGACCTGGGGACATCCTGCCACAGAAGGTCTCCTACTCCCTAACCCAGCTCACCCTCATCTACCTCCTCATCGCCTGGGTGAGCGCCCTGACAAACGGGGTCCTGCCATCTGTGCAGTCCTACTCCTGCCTGCCCTATGGGCACACCACCTACCACCTGGCAGCCACGCTCAGCTCCATGGCCAACCCCCTGGCCTGCATCGTGGCCATGTTCCTGCCCAGCAG GTCCCTGACCCTGATGGTCCTCCTCACTATGGCAGGGACAGGCTTTGGTGCCTACAACATGGCCATTGCAGTGATGAGTCCCTGCCCGCTCCTCCAGCAGTCCCAGTTGGGCGATGTCATCATC GTCCTCTCCTGGGTGCTGTTCACCGGGACGCTCTCCTACATGAAGGTGATGGCCGGGGTGATGCTGCGGAGCCGCAGCCGCAGCGCGCTGGTGTGGTACggggtgctggagcagctgggctcCCTCCTGGGGGCACTGCTCATGTTCCCCCTTGTCAACGTCTATGGCCTTTTCAAATCTGCTGACTACTGCAGCCCGCCGTGCCCAGCATGA